GCCTCCCTTACAGATGGATAAAGGGAGGAGTCTCAGGACACTGGACCAGTGAATATGGGGTCTTTGAGGTAATTAGTAAAAGGCGCCCCCTCTGGGTGAGAGCGGGCAGTGGCATCCCTGTGCCCGGGGCAAGGAACTAAGGGCTGGATTTCATCCCCCCCTGGAACAGGAAATGGGTGTTCTTGtagggcgggggcagagagaaggggctgCTGCCTCAGACTGTGACCCAGAGGCTCCCAGAAGTGTGaggccaggcaccccaggccctgCAGGAAGTCCCTAGAGCAATGACATCTGTCCTCAGCGGGGCCGCGTGGAGTGCCACCTGGAGGAGTGCCccgccctctcctgcccccagggCTGGGCGAAGGTGCGAGAGGCTGGCAGCTGCTGTGAGCGATGCCAAGGTGCCAGCCAGAACGATGGGAGTTGGGGACGAGCGAGACCCAGTGTGAGGGACGGGCAGCTGACCCTACCCCGCTCCTGTCCCCTCAGCCCCCGCCCAGTCGTGCGCGCACGAGGGCCGGGCGGTGGCCTCCGGGGAGCGCTGGGCCGTGGACGTTTGCACCACTTGCTCCTGCGTGGCAGGCACCGTGCGCTGCCAGAGCCAGCGCTGCCCGCCGCTCTCCTGTGGCCCCGTGAGTGCCGCGTCTAGGGCGGTGGGGTGAGTGGGCATGTGGCAACGCCTTCCTGGTAAGACCCGGCGGGAGGAAGGAGGCAGCGCTCGGGTAGCGAAGGGCACCGCAGGGAGGGCGAAGTGTCTGACGGGATCCGGGGCTGAGGCCAGGACGAGGCCCCCGCCCTGAGTCCCGGCAGCTGCTGCCCCCGCTGCCTGCCCCGACCCGCCTCCTGCATGGCCTTCGGAGACCCTCATTACCGAACATTCGACGGCCGCCTGCTGCACTTCCAGGGCAGCTGCAGCTATGTGCTGGCCAAGGACTGCCGCGGAGGGGACTTCAGGTGCGCAaccccctctgccttctccctaaCTCCCCACACCTGTCCCTGCTGACTACTGCACCTGGGCCTCTCACGCCACAGCGTGCACGTGACCAACGATAACCGGGGCCGGAGGGGTGTGGCCTGGACCCAGGAAGTGGCGGTGCTGCTCGGAGACGTGGCCGTGCGGCTGCTGCAAGGCAAAGAGGTCACGGTGAGCAAAGCTGAGGACCCAGGGATGGTCAGTCCCGTGCTTTCCGCTGTCCCGACGTCggccctcctcctgcctccctcctccaggtGGACGGGCGCCCTGTGGCCTTGCCCTTTCTGCAGGAGCCGCTGCTGTACGTGGAGCTACGGAGACGCACCGTGATCCTGCATGCCCAGCCCGGGCTCCAGGTGCGGCGCAAGGGCCAGTGGGGGTGTGGGAGCCTTGGACCTGTTCAGGCCTCTATCTGTAGAGGGAGTGCGAATACCAGCTGGGTCCCGTGCCAAATCAGGCCAGTGAGGTCAGAAAGTTCTGATGGATtctgaggggaggaaaggaatcATGGTCGGAGACCTTGGGTGCAGGGAAGGGAGGTCTGAGCCTGGTTTCTAATCTTGATTCAGTCACCAACGCAGTGGGACTCTTAGGCCAGTACCAactctctgggcctgttttctTATTGGTAAAAAGGGGGAACAATTCAGGGGAGGCCAACTAAGGTCTACGTGGTTTCTGAAATTCCTTCCAAATCCCGTGTCGAAGAGTAAATTTCTCCCTGCCTTCGGCAAGAAGTACAATTTGTAAATTCCTAAAACAAGTCTCGTCGATACTTCTGATCCGGACTCTAATTGTGCTTCATCCTCTCTGAGGCCCTAATGCCCATGAGAAAGTGAATCTCTGAAGCATTTCACCAGGGGGCCCAGTTCAGGGGTGCCGATGGGAGAAGGTGCCCTCCTGCCGGAGCTGTGGGCAgctcttcatgtcttctgtgtGTGCCCAGGACTCACAGAGCACGTGCCAACTTGGCTTTGGCCAGGGCAGCCTCCTTTCCACGGGGAACCTCTACCCGCCCATTCTCCTCCCCCACAGCATGGagtgtgctgacagtgcatggGGCCAGGGTGGACCCTGGGCTTCTGGGGGTCCTTACCTTTCTCCATTCCCCGATTCCAACCTCTCTGCCCAGGTGCTGTGGGATGGGCAGTCTCAGGTGGAGGTGAGCGTGCCCAGCTCCTACCGGGGCCAGATGTGTGGGCTCTGTGGGAACTTCAATGGCTTTGCCCAGGATGATCTGCAGGGCCCTGAGGGGTTGCTCCTGCCCACAGAGGCTGCATTTGGAAATAGCTGGCAGGTGAGTGGCACAGGAGCCGGGTGGCTGAGCGTGATCATAGAGCAGCCCTCTTATATGGAAAGGGGGGTGGGCACGAGATGGGCTTTGCAGCTTCAGGGTGATTTGGGGGCTTCTTGCTTCTGTCGTGGTGCTGGGGGAGGCAGCGTGGCCTGTTAAATGAGGCCTCATCATCCGAATCCGCAGGCCCTGCCTtgccactcactggctgtgtgaccttgggtgagtcacttcaCCTGCTCTGGGCCTTAGCTTgtccagctgtaaaatggggacaaggaGAAAGTAGCTGGTGCTTCCTTTGCTATTCTTGTAGGGAGATTTTTGGAGCTAAACCAAAATATTTAGTGGAAAGTGTTTTTGAAGCACGTAGCACACAGAGATCAGCCGCCAGTGGATGCTGTCACATCAGGGTCACTCTTGCCACCTAGGTCCCAGAAGGGCCGGGACCCAGTCGGACATGTTCCAAGGGCCGCGAGGTGGATCCGTGCAGGGCAGCAGGTTACCGTGCCAGGCGTGAGGCCAACGCCCGGTGTGGTGTGCTTAAGTCCTCCCCGTTCAGTCGCTGCCACTCTGTGGTGCCACCAGAGCCCTTCTTTGCCGCCTGCGTGTATGACCTATGTGCTTGTGGCCCCGGCTCTTTGGCTGACGCCTGCCTCTGTGATGCCCTGGAAGCCTATGCCAGTCACTGTCGCCAGGCAGGGGTGACACCTGCCTGGCGGGGCCCCACACTCTGCGGTGAGGGGGAAATGCCCAGCGCGAGTTGGGGAAGAGGGTGGCACAGGGCTCAGGTGTGGATGTGGTAGGAACAGGTGGACCGCAGGGGTGAGCAGGGCACCTGGAGCGCTGCCGGGGTGCCCCTGTGACCCTGCCTTCCGCTCCACCTGCAGTGGTGGGCTGTCCCCTGGACCGCGGCTTCGTGTTCGATGAGTGTGGCCCGCCCTGTCCCCGCACCTGCTTCAACCAGCACATCCCCCTGGGGGAACTGGCCGCCCACTGTGTGAGGCCCTGCGTTCCTGGCTGCCAGTGCCCCGCAGGCCTGGTGGAGCACGAGGCCCACTGTATCTCACCCGAGGCCTGCCCCCCAGTCCAGCTCACTGGGGACCAGCCACCCAGACCTCCGCCCAGCCCTGGCCAGTAGCCAGGACACCAGGACTCATCAGGTCAGAAGCCTCTCCTTCGAGAAGAGCTTCCACCCTGGCCAGAGCCATGGAAAGAGTGCCCCACCCAGGCACTGGGGTCCTGTGTCCCACAAAGACCTCACCGTGTTCAATCAGAAGCAGTAAAATTGGGGCCTCTCCTACAGCTtacttgtgtgtatgtgtcttttcTCCTGGTGCTGGGATGGTGGGGGCTTGGAATATGGGGTACAGCAGCGGTTAGTGTCCCCAGGATCAGAGAGGTGGCAGCTGTGGGAGCTGAGCCTTCACTTCTTGCACCTACCGTACCCTGGTGTTGCCTGGGAAACCCTGCAATGGAAGGAGGACCTAGGTATCCTGGTCCCAGCTCCGTGCTCACACTATGTCACAAGCGTAGCCCATGGTCCCCACATTGGTACCTCTGTGGATCCATGTGGAATCCTGTCAGGAGGCTGAGGGGCACGGAGAAggggctcagtttccccacatgGCATTCCCTTTCCTCTTGATTTGGGGAATACCAAAGGCTAGGCACCTCCTGGGCTATTCTAACAGCTGGTGACATAGGGACCCTATGCCTGGGGTGGGGAACAGAAGACACAACAGACTGTGATGAAATATGGACACACGtcgtgcacgcatgcacacacatacacacacacacacacacacacacacacatacctcagAAACCCAGATAAACATGTGCGGCACATGCATGGGCCCATGTGTGCATTCACAGCCACACCCACCCTGGACGGACATGTGAGCAGGAGACATCCTTGTAGGGGAAGGAGCATGGGTTTTGAAATAGACAAAAAGTCTATTTCCTTGAAAAGTCTGTCTTCAAAAAGAACTCTGGTTTTTTTTGGCTGTGACCTTGGTGTTTTAGGAACTTTGGCTAAaagaccggggtgggggggtcctcCATTCTCATTGCCAGGTCCCTAATCTTTCAACAGGAGTGAAGAGAGAGTGTTGGGCTAAACTGAGATGGCCTGCCCTGCGAGCTTAGCCCGCTTCTGCTGAGGCCCACGGGAGAGAGGTGGCCTCTTTCTCTCGCGGAGCCGTTTCAAAGCAGCAGGCACGCAAGGCTGCTCATGACAGCACAGCGTGTGAACGTCACAGGCCAGCTCGTGTGTTTGCACCTCCCCTCGCTGTGACCTGTACAAACCGTGCCCTCGCCTGATGCATCTCGCATGTTGTGAGGAGTAAACAGAGTGACCTGTGGCCAGCACTTTGCACGTGGACAGCTTGGAACAAGCCCTTGGGAAGTGCTCACCGTCGTCCGGCCTGTGGCTGCTTGCGCCTGGGACCGTGTTTCCCCCAAGCCTGTTTATCACGGCCATTTGCCTCCAGATGAGGGGGACGTTGCCACATGTTAGCTAGGGCAGTTTACTGTCTAGgctgttttctaatctgtaaaattgggataatgATAGCACCTACTTCTCGGAGTTGCTTCAAGGACGGATTACTTGTATGTAGCCTTTTGTTTCCTGCAGATAGTAAGCTGTTGGTAGCTGCTGTTCGTATTGGGCATATTACGTGTGGATATAATGCAGTTGCAAGCTTCACATGTATACGTAAAACACGTACCCGGTCAGGATTGCCAACAAGCATATGCAGACACCTCTCCCTCACACTGCCATCCCCCACAGCCAGGAAACCCATATCGGAGGCGGGCCAGAGTCTCTGTGAGACTTGGCTGGGTCCGGGCCCTGGCTCAGATGTCAGGTCCCTGCATTATTGAGCTCAGGAGCCTTTGTCTCCTCCTCATTCCTGGTCCTCCCTTCTCCGGGCTCCagcagcagaggagaggagggaggggacgtCTGCCCTGGCTCCCCAACCCCATGGAACAGGCAGCCGCCCCCGGCAGCCGAGGGCTCCCTTGTAGCCAAAAGCAGGCCTTAGCTCTGTACCAGTACCTCTTTAGATGCCCTGCGGGCCTGGGCCCACTCCAGGCTGCGCTGCAGCAGGTGAGGGAGGTGGGGCATTGTCTCCAAAGGGCACGGTGGAGGCCTGATGCCATCCTGTCCCCCCAGGTGCAAGAGAGTCGGGCCTGTCCCTCGGGACTGGAGCTGCCCACTGTGCTGCTGGAGATGGAGCGGAGCCGGCGGGCCCAGGAACAGGTAGGGGCTGGCCGAGGGGCATGGCAGAGGGCAGTGCGGGCACCCCTTCATGCTCTGGCAATGCATCTTTTTGTAGCTCCTGTGGGACTTGGAGCTGCTGACCGGGGCGGGGCTGGGCCTCTTCTGGCCCCCCCGGGCCCAGCTCTGCGGTCTGAGGGACTGGGCCCAGTGTGCATGGAGCCAGCTCAGCAAGCCCCGTGGTAGGATGGGTAGGGGCCCCGAGCAGCCGAACAGCTGGGTGAGCAGGGGCATGGCTGAAGGCAAGGGGGTCAGTGTGACATCAGGGTGATTgtggtggggaggaaggtgaATGGGGTGTGGGCTTTGGGCACATATGGACCTGGGTTGGGTCTCTGTTTTGATGCTCCCCGTGGACTGTAAGCCTCTGTTTTCTTAGCTGCAAAATGGGGACGATAGTAGATCTTACTCAGAGGGAGCACCAGTGAACTCATCCATGGAAAGGGTCTAGTGGCACCCAGGACCTGTTAACTACATACAGGCTATTACCATGTTGCAATTAACAACTATCTGCGTCAAATCAACTGCATGGTGACATCtagaagcctttttaaaaaaattttttttaatgtctatttatttttgagagagagagagagagagacagagtgtgagtaggggagaggcagagagagagagagagagagagagagagagagagagacagagtgtgagtaggggagaggcagagagagagagagagagagagagagagagagagagacagagagacagagagacacagattctgaagcaggctccaggctccgagctgtcagcacagagcctgacatgggacttgaactcacaaactgtgagatcatgacctgagtcgaagttggacacttaactgactgagccacccaggcacccctagaagccTTTAGACACGGCTGCAGCATGGGAGGAACGCGAGCCTGGCATGGCTCCTGAGGGCAGAGGCACTGATGCCTAGCCCGGGGTGCCCGGACCTTTCCCTTCAGGGCTGGTGGCTGGGCTGACCCGTCTAGGAGGGAGGGTGCTATGGTGACTGGGAACTAGGACCGTGCCTCCTAGTCTGATTCCCAGTCACCAGTTGTCCAAGGCACTCTGGGCAAGTTGACGGCCATCTCTGAGAGCCAAGGCATCCTCAGCTGTAGCAAGAGGGGGTGTTCATGGTGACTGCTAAGGAAGTGTTCAGCTGACATTGTTGGTCACGACTGcggtctcatctgaaggctcgaGTGGGCAGGAGAGCTCCATTTCCTCACAAGGAGGGGAAGAGGACAGGGTCATACATGGGCTTGGATACCAGGAGGAGGGATCATTGGGGGCCACCTTAAAGGCTGCCTACCACACTGGGGAATGATGCCCTGCGGACTAGGGCACCCTCCAAACTTTCCAGAGTTCCAGGCCATGCCCATTGCCTCAGGCTGGGGACTCCCTGAGCCAGAACCATCAGCTTCCTGAGGGGTGAGTCTTTCTCTTGGGAAATCCTGTTTGTTTCATGTTGCCACACAAAAGGGCCAAGCACTGGACCCTTTTTCCTATCTCCTTCCACGGCCCTGCCTAGCATCTCTTTCTTGTGCCCAAGGCTCATCCTGGGGCCCCCACAGCCCCTGGAAAGGGTGACCCCGAGTTCCAGCTGCTGGGATCCAGTGGTGGgtgcaggggctgggagaggctgcCCTGCACTGGGGTGGGGAGACTGGCAGACGGGCTGCCTCCCCTTCCAGAGCCCGTGGGCTGTGAGAGGTGTATCTGAAACAGCCTCTGTACTCCCGCAGGGGGCTGGCGGTAGTCCCATCATCAGCCCTGGATCTGGGTGAAGCTGCGAGTCACAGAGACCCAAGGTGGGCGAGCCCTGCTCTGCCTGCAGAGTCCACGCCTGGTACGTGGACACCTTGGCCGGGTGGCCAGACTAGagctggaggaggtgggaagTCCTCATCCCAAGTGCCAGGATTCCAGTCCCCTCCTCACTCATTCTTTGTCTCATACTTTATATTGGGTGCCAGGAGCACCCAGGGACAACAAGCAGGTTTTATTTTATGTCCTAGTTCCACCTGGTTGGTAGCAGCTGTCCCAGGCACAGGGTCCAGGAGGATTCTGAAGCTaaactgagggggggggggtgggcagagtgcACTGGGAAGGACTGTTCACGGCAGCCTAGGGAGGGGGGAACGGAACAGCAGCTCCTGCCCCTGCATCCTACCCTCGCATCAGACACCCAGAACATACAGAGCACAAGAGAGACTCGGCCCCATTGCTTGGTCCCTGTCACTGAGGAGATCACAGCCTAGCGAGAGCGTGACCGTAAACAGGCAGTTCGAATTCTGTGGGATGGACGCTGTGAACCCTGGGCCTATTAATTTAAAGGGAACAGACTCTCCAGTTATTTGTTAAATCAGCCTAGTGTAGCCATAAGCCTTTAATTGTTCCGTCGTGCGCGTGAGAGAAGAGCGAAGCACCAGTGCTCGTTTTTCTGACTGACGGAAAGTTTTACAGATAGAGGATCTCTTGGGGAAACAGAGATACCAATGACAACATTATAACCAGAGAAATAAACTATCAAGTAAGACAACAAATCAAACTGTGAGGGGACAGGTTTTGGGGGTTATGTTCCCTGTTCATGGCAATGATTTCTACAGGCTTGGGAGCCTGGTCACAGACTCCTTTGCTCAAAAATTCTTCAAAAGACATTTCTTTTCACAGAGAACATGCCCATTTGGTTACTGTTATGCAATGTGGATGTGTGAATATTCATAAAGATGGAATAGACTTGTGAAAGTTCTCCATTTAGGACCTTACGAAATCAAGTTCTTTTAACTACTTTTATGGAGGCAGGATGACTCTCCTTCCTCCACAGCTGCAAGGGAGCAgtgacatttcatttctttttttagatgtCTTTTGTTAATTATGAAACTTGCAGTTTTTAGGCCAGGCTCCAGCCGAAAATTTCATTTCTTGAGTTTCATTTGATTTCACTGTCAGCAACCAAGAAAGAGCTACAGAGGGTTTTTCTTAATAACAGTCAAATAAGGCGTATACAGTAGGTTTCTTTATGGGCCTACGCGGGCCCACCAGGATGAAGGGGGGTGTTCTTATGAGGGCCTGACAAGCTGGCCAACAGACCCTTCCTGCCCCGAAGCATCCTCTGGTGGTTTTGAGGACAGGGGTGTGCAGATTCTTCTAAGGTGTCCTGCCTCAGCTGGGAGGATGAGGAAGATGTGGTCGGCTGCTGGCAGGCAAATCCGACAAGCAGGCACATGACAGGCAACGTGAAGACTAGTGGACCCATGAAATGTCATAGCCTTGGAGTTCAAACATCAGTCCTCAGGGCATCCCCTTCTCTCATGTGCTGGCGACTCCCTAGGCTTCGTGGTTCCAGCTCAGGTGGAATGTCTGTGAGGGGCTGGGGCATGAGCAGAGGGTTCCCGACATTGGTCTTTCTCCCTCAGGCTGCCTACAAGAGCTGAACCCCACCACCAGCTTTGGGGACCCAGGAAGTTCTGAGTTCAAGGTGAAAGAGTCAAAGTGCCCTGGGCAAGGGCCCTCTCGGATTGggaagagcaggggtggggtctGCCTGGGAGGAGCCTACTGGGGGGAGGTGGTCCTACCTCCTATAGCCAGGGGGAAGAAGGGACCGCCACTGAAGTACCTGTTACACAACATAAAATAAGTTTAATGAATTCAGGAATCAGGCGAGGGCTGTAATGGAAGTGAGGCCCACTAGGACAGCCACTGAGGTCTCCAGGGTCCCTTGGGGGAAGTGGGCCTGGCACGGGGATTCCCTCACAAGCCTGGGCCCAAATGCTCTTGCTTCCCAGAACCTGgcccagagggcagagaggagacaagCAGGACCCACAACCCGGAGGCCCTGTCAACAGCCATCCGTGAATGTAGGCGGTCGAAAGCTCACTCAGGGAGCCCCAAGGCTCTCGGGCCTGCCCTCCCGGGGCCTGCCAGAACCCCAGGTTCCCCTGGAGGTGCTGGGCTGGAGCCTGGGCCGGGAGAGAGCGGAACTTCAGAAACTGCTGAGGATTGAGATtcctcagaggcagagagagggggaccctCAGGAGCAGAAAGAAGAGAGCCCCCAGGGTCAGAGAGGGGAAGCCCCCCAGGGGAAGAGCAAAGAAGTTCCttccagacacagagagaagacacacCAGGGTCAGAGTGCGGAGGCCACTCAGCCTCTGAGGGAGGAGGTCTCGGAGTATCCCAGGTGTGAGGCTCCCCAGAGTGAGAGGAGAGAGTCTCCTGAAGGTCAAAGAGGAAATAGCCCTAAGTGCCAGAGAACGGAGGTTCTCCAGGAGCCACAAGACCCGGAAATGAAGACCCTTCAGACTTCCCCAGGCCCTAACTGGGAGGTGGCTGAGGGAGAGGTGCCTACACAACCCCCGGAGGAAGGCGGCTCCCTGGGAATTTCTAGGGATCTCTGTAGGTCCCTGGGAGAACAGATGCCACAGCAAAGGGGTAGGGAGAGCCCTGGCTCCGGGGAAAGGGCCGCCCAGCGGCGAGAGTCAGCACCGGGCGCGGGAGAGCAGAGGGCCGCCGGGGAGCGGGTACCGACTCCCCTTCCACCCCCGAGGCCCCCGACCCGGCCGCTGCTCCCAAGGGCAGGGGCCGAGACGCTAGAGGCCCCAAGCACTGGGAGCTCGGGGCAGCAGGAGCGCCCCCCAGCTCCCCGGGGGCACCCAGGGCTGATGCCCGACCCGCACGGGCTTCAGGATTGGGAAGAAAGCCCAGGCCCGGCGGAGCAGGTGCCGGGCGCCGGCGGGGAGCCGAGGGGCGACGCGGAGGCCCCCAAGGCCTCGAAGGCCGCGTGGCCCTGGCCCCCGGGCAGGGAGAAGGCGTCGGCGGGCGTGAGCGCGGTGCAGCAGGAGACCGCTCTGCAGCGGCTGCTGGAGCTACACCGCGCGGCCAGGCGCCGGCGGCGGCAGGATCGCGAGCAGCAGCGGCTCCGGGTGCGTATCCGCACCTGCCGGCCGCCTTGAGGCAGGCGGGGCCCGCCGAGGACCGGCCGGTCGGCCGGCCGCTGACAGCCgtctccccgccgccccccccccccccccccccaggtcttGGAATGCCTCCGCATCGCCAGGAACCGCCACTGCCGGGTGCACCCTCTGgggcccccacccagcccagctcagctcccGCCACAGGCAAGGCTCCCAGAAGGCGGTGGCGTCACCACTATCAGGGCCAGGGCGGGGGGAACgcggggatgggggaggggagggctgggtcCGAGCTGGGCGCGCCTCCTGGATGCCTTTGGAGTGCACACTTGCACTGACCCCGACagagggcgggaggggggcgTCAGTCCGGgtgctgccccctgctggctcCATCAAGCCCGCGGGGTCCAAGGCCGGGGCGCTCAGCGCTCTGCACCGCCCCAGGAGGACGCGGCGGGGCAGCGGCGAGCCCTGCGGCAGCAGCTGCAACAAGTGCATCGGGAGAGGACCCGGCGGCTGCGGGCCCTCGGGACCAGGTgagggggaggatggggaggctTCTGGGGCGATCTTCctcgagaggaagagagagggagagcgagagggagagcgagcgagaTGGTTCTCTTTCTTGGACATCTGGAATAACCGGCCACTCTCTTTCAGGAACACCCGGAACTTCCAGCAGCTACTGTGGCCTCGCACTGAGGACCCTTTGCCAGGAGAGGAGCCCTCGCCCTCCGCAGCCCCATCTAGTCATTGCTGAATCCTCAAAGGGATGATTAAAGAGATGGGgattaaagaaaaagcaagtgcAGATTAGAGGGAGTTCCAAGAAAGGCCCCGAACGCTGCCTCGGGGCCTGGGAGGGCCAGAAACACACACAGCAGCTCAGTCCCACTAGAAGGCGTGTTATTTCGTCTTCTCTCCCCTAACTCCACTGCCCGGCCAAGGTCAGAGAGCCAGGTCCCGGGGGTCAAGCAGTGCGAAGGCCCCATTCTTTCGGAAGAATGATTCGATGCGGCACATCTTACAGGAGACCAGTTCTTGCTTCACCGGGGGGCCTGGGAAAAAATGTCAGAGGCCAGGAATGATGGGTCCTGGGAAAGGGAACTTGGCCAGAGCATGGGAGCCCTGCCTTCCTAGCCCTAGGAATCTGCCTGTATTGTATCCACTTTGTATCCTTTGTGAAGGAATAAAAAGTGCTTCTGAGGAATGGGAGCTGTGGGCAAACTAAGGAGCTGGCTGGGTGCCCAGATCAGCAGTGAGGGCAGAACCAGCCAGTCAGCCATGTGCCATTATTTCCCCCACCTCAGGGTCCTCTGCAGAGTGGGTGGTGGGACACCCAGCACTGCTTATCGTAGGGACAGAGCTAAACGTCTCTGGGAGAGACAGGGCTTCCTTCTACCTCCTGTTCCCCTGGGACTTGCTTCCTGCTTTTGTTGGAAaactctttcctctccctttagCACCCTGGGGAAAGTGGGGGGAATTTTTTAGGCAAAATGTCAACTGTGTTTATCCCAACCATCTACCTGTGGGTGGCATTCAAGCCTGTGGAGAAAAACCCATGACTGCGTAGTCTCACTTGAAATTCATGACCACAAATAGCAAAGGGACGGACGCGGCGTCACCCAGCAATCCCGCAACACTCCCTGGTGTAGTCCCTTTCCCATGCCATAACTTCATCTCCCACTACACCGCTGTCTCCCCACTCTCTTCCCTGATAAGGACCACTGACCCAGCCTCCCAGAAAAAGCAGACTCAGTCCAGATGGATAGCCTTCCCACCAAAACCGTCTCCCCtacccttctctgtgcccctggcCTCTCCTGTCAGATTCCAGCACCTGGAGATCCCTGGATGAGCTTGTCCCACCTCAGGCTTTAAATAGCACCTATATTCTGCTGCCCCCCAATGTGCACCTTCAGCTCCGACCTCACTCCGGAGGGGGGACTTCCGTACACAGCCACTGCACTGGCACCTCCAGCCTGGCCGGGGCTGATCTGTCTTcacaccccctccagccctgctcctctGTCTTCCCTGTCCAGCTGCTTGAGCCAAACACCCGCGCTTCGCCATggctttctgtctccttctgtcatTCAATCCATCAGTAGGCTTCAGGGATTCTTCCTCCAAAACATAGCCTGAATCTACCTCAGCTCTACTGCTAATCACCCTAGCCCAAGCCATTATCCTCCCTGCCAGGATAACTCAAAATAGATGCAGACCTCATCTGCCAGAGCggattctttctctgaaaaagcCATTACTTACAGAACAGTTAGTATCCTATCAGTACCATTCACCTGCTTAAAACTCTCCACggcttcctctcccacttggGTTCCTCCATTGTGTCACTTAGCTTCCAGCCCTTAGGTCGGTCCTCCGAGAGGCCTTTCCTGACATCCCATCTAAAACGTCTCATGccgcctgcccctctcccccatcactCCCTAGTGTCGTCATGGAACCTGTCCTTCTCAGATGTTTCCTTTGTCTTATGTTTACGGCCTGGACCCCCCGCGAGAATGGACACCCCCATCCGCGTGTCTTGTGTGCCTAGGGCCGACAGCATGGCCTGGCTCATGGCAGGAGCTCCGTGTTTGTGAAGTGAATAATCTCTGGGAGGTTGGGGCTCACCCAGCTGCCAGCCGTATATGAAGTTGGTGGTGATGGGGAAGAGGTAGCGCATCTCTGGCACGTCCAGTTTTCGGGTGTTGAGGTAGCGGCAGCGCCCCTGGAAGTCGTGGGAGATGCCTTCATACAGCAGGGCCCGGGTGGCAGGCAGTACCGGATACATTTCAGACTGAATGGGCGTCTCCAGGGGAGGGCCGGGGGTCGTGGAAGGCACCGctttgggggcaggtgggggtgagAGTGGGGCTTTGGGGTGCAGGGTGGGCAGCGCGAGGGGTAGGCGGGCTGCAGCCTTAGCCTTCTGCTTGGCCTTCACCGTCGACCCGTACTTGCGGTGCCATTCACAGCGAAACATCTTCTCCCTCAGATATTCCTCCTTCCAGAAGTTCTGCCGCAGCGTATCCATGTTGAGTTGCCGCGACATGGTAGCAAGGGCAGGAGAGGTAGCAGGGTGGCTGCAGCTGAGGGGTGAACACAGGAGGCAGAGTCCTTCGGACAGCAGGTGGCTGCCACGGACAGTCACCCGGCAACCAGGCCTCACCTCACATAGGGCCAGGGTTCTATTTGCCATGCCCTTAGCAGACCACAAGCAGACCTCGATCCACAGGCAGCCTCAGG
This DNA window, taken from Neofelis nebulosa isolate mNeoNeb1 chromosome 4, mNeoNeb1.pri, whole genome shotgun sequence, encodes the following:
- the LOC131508529 gene encoding nuclear receptor coactivator 6-like; protein product: MLARAVYCLGCFLICKIGIMIAPTSRSCFKDGLLVQESRACPSGLELPTVLLEMERSRRAQEQLLWDLELLTGAGLGLFWPPRAQLCGLRDWAQCAWSQLSKPRGRMGRGPEQPNSWSSRPCPLPQAGDSLSQNHQLPEGGLAVVPSSALDLGEAASHRDPRWASPALPAESTPGCLQELNPTTSFGDPGSSEFKNLAQRAERRQAGPTTRRPCQQPSVNVGGRKLTQGAPRLSGLPSRGLPEPQVPLEVLGWSLGRERAELQKLLRIEIPQRQREGDPQEQKEESPQGQRGEAPQGKSKEVPSRHREKTHQGQSAEATQPLREEVSEYPRCEAPQSERRESPEGQRGNSPKCQRTEVLQEPQDPEMKTLQTSPGPNWEVAEGEVPTQPPEEGGSLGISRDLCRSLGEQMPQQRGRESPGSGERAAQRRESAPGAGEQRAAGERVPTPLPPPRPPTRPLLPRAGAETLEAPSTGSSGQQERPPAPRGHPGLMPDPHGLQDWEESPGPAEQVPGAGGEPRGDAEAPKASKAAWPWPPGREKASAGVSAVQQETALQRLLELHRAARRRRRQDREQQRLRVLECLRIARNRHCRVHPLGPPPSPAQLPPQARLPEGGGVTTIRARAGG
- the SPMIP1 gene encoding protein ATP6V1FNB gives rise to the protein MANRTLALCEVRPGCRVTVRGSHLLSEGLCLLCSPLSCSHPATSPALATMSRQLNMDTLRQNFWKEEYLREKMFRCEWHRKYGSTVKAKQKAKAAARLPLALPTLHPKAPLSPPPAPKAVPSTTPGPPLETPIQSEMYPVLPATRALLYEGISHDFQGRCRYLNTRKLDVPEMRYLFPITTNFIYGWQLGPPVKQELVSCKMCRIESFFRKNGAFALLDPRDLAL